A single region of the Pogoniulus pusillus isolate bPogPus1 chromosome Z, bPogPus1.pri, whole genome shotgun sequence genome encodes:
- the TJP2 gene encoding tight junction protein ZO-2 isoform X2, with the protein MKTAQALRRMWSHAVKKLGILKGHQAPGMEELIWEQYTVTLQKDSKRGFGIAVSGGRDNPHFENGETSIVISDVLPGGPADGLLQENDRVVIVNGTPMENVPHSFAVQQLRKSGKVATIVVKRPRKVQAASLKRSPSLDYEDRPLDVLDDHAEFDGKSARSGYSDRSWHSGNGGRSQSWGNSLDQSYRDEQGRGRNRSRDHDKERSYSRDRSRGRSVDRSLDQDCGRDRSRGRSFDRDGYERNYRGDYSPPSYSHRSQPDPRYEREVRSRSRDRLHSRSPSPEVHYHHDYLGPQDQNGPISVLLTKGRHNEEYGLRLGSQIFIKEMTRTGLATKDGNLHEGDIILKINGTVTENMSLADARKLIEKSRGKLQLVVLRDRKQTLLNIPSLNDSDSEMDDISEIESNRSLSPQDDRLHHSDVDSHSSNEKLKEKSNAKDDPSSKMSRIGAMPTPFKSTGDFATSAVTVADTSRELKYQDDTVVSQPKAVTRTILKPSPEDEAIYGPNTKMVRFKKGDSVGLRLAGGNDVGIFIAGIQEGTSADQEGLQEGDQILKVNTQDFRGIVREDAVLYLLEIPKGETVTILAQSKYEVYRDIMACGRGDSFFIRSHFECEKESPQSLAFTRGEIFRVVDTLYDGKLGNWLAVRIGNELEKGLIPNKSRAEQMASVQNAQKDGSSDRADFWRTRGQRSGVKKNLRKSREDLAAIVSVSTKFPAYERVQLREAGFKRPVVIFGPIADVAMEKLSNDLPHLYQTAKTEPRDAGSEKSTGVVRLNTVRQIIEQDKHALLDVTPKAVDLLNYTQWFPIVVFFNPDSKQGVKTMRQRLCSTSNKSSRKLYEQANKLKKTCSHLFTATINLNSTNDSWYGSLKDIIQQQQGEAVWVSEGKLDGMEDDADDRMSYLTAMGADYLSCDSRLISDLEDTDGEGGAYTDNELDEPLDEPRVSSVSRSSEPVHLEESLKKNSPEPRAQLRKAGSREILREPSPPPSFKPEPPKGKLQNKEDLYDFPKNYDSKSSNIAASSEISTVSAKAAPPPVSVKPAFGRPIMRNSQPAVPSAEEEEEAKLEEEGSEQESTPKSVLRKVKIFEEMDHKARMQRMQELQEAQNARLEIAQKHPDIYAVPVKTPKAEQSWPQPMSSRPPEPQKVPLRPYLENRGSYGSDAEEEEEYRRQLSDHSKKGYYGQPSRYRDTEL; encoded by the exons ATGAAGACAGCTCAAGCTCTGCGGAGAATGTGGTCACATGCAGTCAAAAAGTTGGGGATTTTGAAAGGGCAC caggccCCAGGCATGGAAGAGTTGATATGGGAACAGTACACTGTGACCTTACAAAAG gaTTCAAAAAGAGGATTTGGAATTGCAGTTTCTGGCGGCAGAGATAACCCTCATTTTGAAAATGGTGAAACATCGATAGTCATTTCAGATGTTCTCCCAGGTGGCCCAGCAGATGGATTACTTCA AGAAAATGACCGGGTGGTCATAGTTAACGGGACCCCAATGGAAAATGTTCCACATTCTTTTGCAGTCCAGCAGCTTAGGAAAAGTGGAAAAGTGGCCACCATT GTAGTGAAAAGACCAAGGAAAGTGCAGGCTGCTTCACTGAAGAGGAGCCCCTCCCTTGACTATGAGGACAGACCTTTAGATGTACTGGATGACCATGCAGAATTTGATGGCAAAAGTGCTCGAAGTGGCTATAGTGACAGAAGCTGGCACAGTGGTAATGGAGGGCGCAGCCAAAGCTGGGGAAACAGCCTGGATCAGAGCTACAGAGATGAACAAGGCAGAGGGCGAAACCGAAGCAGAGACCACGATAAGGAACGCAGCTACAGCCGTGATCGAAGCCGTGGTAGAAGTGTTGACAGAAGCTTGGATCAAGACTGTGGGAGAGATCGAAGCAGGGGAAGGAGCTTCGACAGGGATGGCTATGAGCGGAATTATAGAGGAGACTACAGCCCACCCAGTTATAGCCACAGATCTCAACCTGATCCTAGATATGAGAGGGAAGTGAGGAGTCGAAGTCGGGATAGGCTTCATTCCCGAAGTCCTTCGCCTGAAGTACACTATCACCATGACTACCTAGGCCCTCAGGACCAGAATGGGCCTATCAGTGTTCTCTTAACGAAAGGCAGACATAACGAAG AATATGGCCTCCGGCTTGGCAGTCAGATCTTCATAAAAGAAATGACCCGTACTGGCCTAGCAACCAAGGATGGCAACCTTCATGAAGGGGATATCATTCTCAAG ATCAATGGTACAGTGACAGAAAACATGTCTTTAGCTGATGCCCGAAAATTGATTGAGAAGTCACGGGGGAAGCTTCAGTTGGTTGTCCTCAGGGACAGAAAGCAGACACTGCTCAACATTCCTTCATTGAACGACAGTGACTCAGAAATGGATG ACATTTCTGAAATAGAGTCAAACAGATCTTTGTCCCCTCAAGATGACAGATTACACCATTCCGATGTAGATTCACATTCATCCAATGAAAAGCTGAAAGAGAAATCAAA tgCAAAAGATGATCCATCCAGTAAGATGTCTAGGATAGGAGCAATGCCTACACCATTCAAGTCGACTGGTGACTTTGCTACTTCTGCTGTTACAGTTGCAGACACAAGCAGAGAACTGAAGTACCAGGATGACACAGTAG TGTCTCAGCCAAAAGCAGTTACAAGAACAATTCTTAAGCCCAGCCCTGAAGATGAAGCAATATATGG TCCTAATACAAAAATGGTGAGATTCAAGAAAGGGGACAGTGTGGGTCTACGATTGGCTGGCGGAAATGATGTAGGGATATTCATTGCTGGAATCCAAGAAGGCACTTCAGCTGATCAGGAAGGACTGCAGGAAGGAGATCAGATTCTTAAG GTGAACACTCAAGACTTCAGAGGCATTGTTCGGGAAGATGCCGTTTTGTATCTCTTAGAAATTCCCAAAGGAGAAACAGTGACAATTTTGGCTCAAAGCAAGTATGAAG TCTACAGAGATATCATGGCCTGTGGAAGAGGAGATTCATTCTTCATCAGAAGCCACTTTGAGTGTGAGAAAGAGTCACCACAGAGCTTAGCATTCACCAGAGGGGAGATCTTTAGAGTAGTCGATACACTGTATGATGGCAAACTGGGAAactggctggctgtgaggatTGGAAatgagctggagaagggcctcaTTCCAAATAAGAGCAG aGCTGAGCAGATGGCCAGTGTTCAAAATGCCCAAAAAGACGGCTCAAGCGATAGGGCAGACTTCTGGAGAACACGTGGCCAGCGATCTGGAGTGAAGAAGAATCTGAGGAAGAGTCGTGAAGATCTGGCAGCGATTGTATCTGTGAGCACAAAATTCCCAGCTTATGAACGAGTTCAGTTGCGTGAAG CTGGTTTTAAGAGACCTGTGGTGATATTTGGCCCTATTGCAGATGTTGCTATGGAGAAGTTGTCAAATGATTTGCCTCACCTGTATCAGACAGCGA AGACAGAACCCAGAGATGCAGGTTCAGAGAAGTCAACTGGGGTAGTGCGCTTGAACACTGTGAGGCAAATCATTGAGCAG GATAAACATGCTCTGTTGGACGTGACTCCTAAGGCAGTGGACCTGCTAAATTATACCCAGTGGTTTCCAATTGTGGTCTTCTTTAACCCAGACAGTAAACAGGGTGTGAAAACAATGAGACAAAGGCTATGTTCCACATCCAATAAGAGCTCAAGGAAACTCTACGAGCAAGCGAACAAACTGAAGAAAACTTGTTCCCACCTTTTTACAG CCACCATCAATTTGAATTCAACCAATGACAGCTGGTATGGCAGTCTGAAAGATATAATTCAGCAACAGCAAGGAGAAGCAGTATGGGTATCTGAAGGAAAG CTGGATGGCATGGAAGATGATGCAGATGATCGTATGTCTTACCTTACTGCAATGGGGGCTGATTATTTGAGTTGTGACAGTCGGCTGATCAGTGACCTAGAGGATACGGATGGAGAAGGAGGTGCATACACTGACAATGAACTCGATGAGCCTCTAGATGAACCAAGGGTTTCATCTGTTAGCCGGTCTTCAGAACCTGTGCATCTTGAGGAG agtttaaaaaaaaatagcccaGAACCAAGGGCTCAATTAAGAAAAGCTGGTAGCAGAGAGATCCTTAGAGAGCCAAGTCCACCTCCATCATTCAAGCCTGAACCACCTAAG GGAAAATTACAAAATAAAGAGGATCTTTATGACTTCCCCAAGAACTATGACTCCAAATCAAGTAACattgctgccagcagtgagatTTCAACTGTATCAGCTaaagcagcaccaccaccagtTTCTGTGAAACCTGCATTTGGACGTCCCATTATGAGAAACTCTCAGCCAGCAGTCCcatctgcagaggaggaagaggaggccaagctggaagaggaaggaagtgaACAAGAAAGTACTCCAAAGTCTGTACTGAGGAAAGTAAAAATATTTGAAGAGATGGATCATAAGGCAAGGATGCAAAGAATGCAAGAGCTACAAGAGGCCCAAAATGCCAGG CTTGAAATAGCCCAGAAGCATCCAGATATTTATGCTGTCCCTGTCAAAACACCGAAAGCAGaacagagctggccccagcctatGAG CTCCAGACCTCCAGAGCCCCAGAAAGTGCCTCTTAGACCTTACCTAGAGAACCGTGGCAGTTATGGCAGcgatgcagaggaggaggaggagtaccGTCGGCAGCTATCGGACCACTCTAAGAAGGGATATTATGGACAGCCATCCAgatacagagacacagaattGTAG
- the TJP2 gene encoding tight junction protein ZO-2 isoform X1, translating to MKTAQALRRMWSHAVKKLGILKGHMKYEEIDKQAPGMEELIWEQYTVTLQKDSKRGFGIAVSGGRDNPHFENGETSIVISDVLPGGPADGLLQENDRVVIVNGTPMENVPHSFAVQQLRKSGKVATIVVKRPRKVQAASLKRSPSLDYEDRPLDVLDDHAEFDGKSARSGYSDRSWHSGNGGRSQSWGNSLDQSYRDEQGRGRNRSRDHDKERSYSRDRSRGRSVDRSLDQDCGRDRSRGRSFDRDGYERNYRGDYSPPSYSHRSQPDPRYEREVRSRSRDRLHSRSPSPEVHYHHDYLGPQDQNGPISVLLTKGRHNEEYGLRLGSQIFIKEMTRTGLATKDGNLHEGDIILKINGTVTENMSLADARKLIEKSRGKLQLVVLRDRKQTLLNIPSLNDSDSEMDDISEIESNRSLSPQDDRLHHSDVDSHSSNEKLKEKSNAKDDPSSKMSRIGAMPTPFKSTGDFATSAVTVADTSRELKYQDDTVVSQPKAVTRTILKPSPEDEAIYGPNTKMVRFKKGDSVGLRLAGGNDVGIFIAGIQEGTSADQEGLQEGDQILKVNTQDFRGIVREDAVLYLLEIPKGETVTILAQSKYEVYRDIMACGRGDSFFIRSHFECEKESPQSLAFTRGEIFRVVDTLYDGKLGNWLAVRIGNELEKGLIPNKSRAEQMASVQNAQKDGSSDRADFWRTRGQRSGVKKNLRKSREDLAAIVSVSTKFPAYERVQLREAGFKRPVVIFGPIADVAMEKLSNDLPHLYQTAKTEPRDAGSEKSTGVVRLNTVRQIIEQDKHALLDVTPKAVDLLNYTQWFPIVVFFNPDSKQGVKTMRQRLCSTSNKSSRKLYEQANKLKKTCSHLFTATINLNSTNDSWYGSLKDIIQQQQGEAVWVSEGKLDGMEDDADDRMSYLTAMGADYLSCDSRLISDLEDTDGEGGAYTDNELDEPLDEPRVSSVSRSSEPVHLEESLKKNSPEPRAQLRKAGSREILREPSPPPSFKPEPPKGKLQNKEDLYDFPKNYDSKSSNIAASSEISTVSAKAAPPPVSVKPAFGRPIMRNSQPAVPSAEEEEEAKLEEEGSEQESTPKSVLRKVKIFEEMDHKARMQRMQELQEAQNARLEIAQKHPDIYAVPVKTPKAEQSWPQPMSSRPPEPQKVPLRPYLENRGSYGSDAEEEEEYRRQLSDHSKKGYYGQPSRYRDTEL from the exons ATGAAGACAGCTCAAGCTCTGCGGAGAATGTGGTCACATGCAGTCAAAAAGTTGGGGATTTTGAAAGGGCAC ATGAAGTATGAAGAAATTGACAAG caggccCCAGGCATGGAAGAGTTGATATGGGAACAGTACACTGTGACCTTACAAAAG gaTTCAAAAAGAGGATTTGGAATTGCAGTTTCTGGCGGCAGAGATAACCCTCATTTTGAAAATGGTGAAACATCGATAGTCATTTCAGATGTTCTCCCAGGTGGCCCAGCAGATGGATTACTTCA AGAAAATGACCGGGTGGTCATAGTTAACGGGACCCCAATGGAAAATGTTCCACATTCTTTTGCAGTCCAGCAGCTTAGGAAAAGTGGAAAAGTGGCCACCATT GTAGTGAAAAGACCAAGGAAAGTGCAGGCTGCTTCACTGAAGAGGAGCCCCTCCCTTGACTATGAGGACAGACCTTTAGATGTACTGGATGACCATGCAGAATTTGATGGCAAAAGTGCTCGAAGTGGCTATAGTGACAGAAGCTGGCACAGTGGTAATGGAGGGCGCAGCCAAAGCTGGGGAAACAGCCTGGATCAGAGCTACAGAGATGAACAAGGCAGAGGGCGAAACCGAAGCAGAGACCACGATAAGGAACGCAGCTACAGCCGTGATCGAAGCCGTGGTAGAAGTGTTGACAGAAGCTTGGATCAAGACTGTGGGAGAGATCGAAGCAGGGGAAGGAGCTTCGACAGGGATGGCTATGAGCGGAATTATAGAGGAGACTACAGCCCACCCAGTTATAGCCACAGATCTCAACCTGATCCTAGATATGAGAGGGAAGTGAGGAGTCGAAGTCGGGATAGGCTTCATTCCCGAAGTCCTTCGCCTGAAGTACACTATCACCATGACTACCTAGGCCCTCAGGACCAGAATGGGCCTATCAGTGTTCTCTTAACGAAAGGCAGACATAACGAAG AATATGGCCTCCGGCTTGGCAGTCAGATCTTCATAAAAGAAATGACCCGTACTGGCCTAGCAACCAAGGATGGCAACCTTCATGAAGGGGATATCATTCTCAAG ATCAATGGTACAGTGACAGAAAACATGTCTTTAGCTGATGCCCGAAAATTGATTGAGAAGTCACGGGGGAAGCTTCAGTTGGTTGTCCTCAGGGACAGAAAGCAGACACTGCTCAACATTCCTTCATTGAACGACAGTGACTCAGAAATGGATG ACATTTCTGAAATAGAGTCAAACAGATCTTTGTCCCCTCAAGATGACAGATTACACCATTCCGATGTAGATTCACATTCATCCAATGAAAAGCTGAAAGAGAAATCAAA tgCAAAAGATGATCCATCCAGTAAGATGTCTAGGATAGGAGCAATGCCTACACCATTCAAGTCGACTGGTGACTTTGCTACTTCTGCTGTTACAGTTGCAGACACAAGCAGAGAACTGAAGTACCAGGATGACACAGTAG TGTCTCAGCCAAAAGCAGTTACAAGAACAATTCTTAAGCCCAGCCCTGAAGATGAAGCAATATATGG TCCTAATACAAAAATGGTGAGATTCAAGAAAGGGGACAGTGTGGGTCTACGATTGGCTGGCGGAAATGATGTAGGGATATTCATTGCTGGAATCCAAGAAGGCACTTCAGCTGATCAGGAAGGACTGCAGGAAGGAGATCAGATTCTTAAG GTGAACACTCAAGACTTCAGAGGCATTGTTCGGGAAGATGCCGTTTTGTATCTCTTAGAAATTCCCAAAGGAGAAACAGTGACAATTTTGGCTCAAAGCAAGTATGAAG TCTACAGAGATATCATGGCCTGTGGAAGAGGAGATTCATTCTTCATCAGAAGCCACTTTGAGTGTGAGAAAGAGTCACCACAGAGCTTAGCATTCACCAGAGGGGAGATCTTTAGAGTAGTCGATACACTGTATGATGGCAAACTGGGAAactggctggctgtgaggatTGGAAatgagctggagaagggcctcaTTCCAAATAAGAGCAG aGCTGAGCAGATGGCCAGTGTTCAAAATGCCCAAAAAGACGGCTCAAGCGATAGGGCAGACTTCTGGAGAACACGTGGCCAGCGATCTGGAGTGAAGAAGAATCTGAGGAAGAGTCGTGAAGATCTGGCAGCGATTGTATCTGTGAGCACAAAATTCCCAGCTTATGAACGAGTTCAGTTGCGTGAAG CTGGTTTTAAGAGACCTGTGGTGATATTTGGCCCTATTGCAGATGTTGCTATGGAGAAGTTGTCAAATGATTTGCCTCACCTGTATCAGACAGCGA AGACAGAACCCAGAGATGCAGGTTCAGAGAAGTCAACTGGGGTAGTGCGCTTGAACACTGTGAGGCAAATCATTGAGCAG GATAAACATGCTCTGTTGGACGTGACTCCTAAGGCAGTGGACCTGCTAAATTATACCCAGTGGTTTCCAATTGTGGTCTTCTTTAACCCAGACAGTAAACAGGGTGTGAAAACAATGAGACAAAGGCTATGTTCCACATCCAATAAGAGCTCAAGGAAACTCTACGAGCAAGCGAACAAACTGAAGAAAACTTGTTCCCACCTTTTTACAG CCACCATCAATTTGAATTCAACCAATGACAGCTGGTATGGCAGTCTGAAAGATATAATTCAGCAACAGCAAGGAGAAGCAGTATGGGTATCTGAAGGAAAG CTGGATGGCATGGAAGATGATGCAGATGATCGTATGTCTTACCTTACTGCAATGGGGGCTGATTATTTGAGTTGTGACAGTCGGCTGATCAGTGACCTAGAGGATACGGATGGAGAAGGAGGTGCATACACTGACAATGAACTCGATGAGCCTCTAGATGAACCAAGGGTTTCATCTGTTAGCCGGTCTTCAGAACCTGTGCATCTTGAGGAG agtttaaaaaaaaatagcccaGAACCAAGGGCTCAATTAAGAAAAGCTGGTAGCAGAGAGATCCTTAGAGAGCCAAGTCCACCTCCATCATTCAAGCCTGAACCACCTAAG GGAAAATTACAAAATAAAGAGGATCTTTATGACTTCCCCAAGAACTATGACTCCAAATCAAGTAACattgctgccagcagtgagatTTCAACTGTATCAGCTaaagcagcaccaccaccagtTTCTGTGAAACCTGCATTTGGACGTCCCATTATGAGAAACTCTCAGCCAGCAGTCCcatctgcagaggaggaagaggaggccaagctggaagaggaaggaagtgaACAAGAAAGTACTCCAAAGTCTGTACTGAGGAAAGTAAAAATATTTGAAGAGATGGATCATAAGGCAAGGATGCAAAGAATGCAAGAGCTACAAGAGGCCCAAAATGCCAGG CTTGAAATAGCCCAGAAGCATCCAGATATTTATGCTGTCCCTGTCAAAACACCGAAAGCAGaacagagctggccccagcctatGAG CTCCAGACCTCCAGAGCCCCAGAAAGTGCCTCTTAGACCTTACCTAGAGAACCGTGGCAGTTATGGCAGcgatgcagaggaggaggaggagtaccGTCGGCAGCTATCGGACCACTCTAAGAAGGGATATTATGGACAGCCATCCAgatacagagacacagaattGTAG
- the TJP2 gene encoding tight junction protein ZO-2 isoform X5 translates to MGATQGSAGSEPREPAGKAEQAPGMEELIWEQYTVTLQKDSKRGFGIAVSGGRDNPHFENGETSIVISDVLPGGPADGLLQENDRVVIVNGTPMENVPHSFAVQQLRKSGKVATIVVKRPRKVQAASLKRSPSLDYEDRPLDVLDDHAEFDGKSARSGYSDRSWHSGNGGRSQSWGNSLDQSYRDEQGRGRNRSRDHDKERSYSRDRSRGRSVDRSLDQDCGRDRSRGRSFDRDGYERNYRGDYSPPSYSHRSQPDPRYEREVRSRSRDRLHSRSPSPEVHYHHDYLGPQDQNGPISVLLTKGRHNEEYGLRLGSQIFIKEMTRTGLATKDGNLHEGDIILKINGTVTENMSLADARKLIEKSRGKLQLVVLRDRKQTLLNIPSLNDSDSEMDDISEIESNRSLSPQDDRLHHSDVDSHSSNEKLKEKSNAKDDPSSKMSRIGAMPTPFKSTGDFATSAVTVADTSRELKYQDDTVVSQPKAVTRTILKPSPEDEAIYGPNTKMVRFKKGDSVGLRLAGGNDVGIFIAGIQEGTSADQEGLQEGDQILKVNTQDFRGIVREDAVLYLLEIPKGETVTILAQSKYEVYRDIMACGRGDSFFIRSHFECEKESPQSLAFTRGEIFRVVDTLYDGKLGNWLAVRIGNELEKGLIPNKSRAEQMASVQNAQKDGSSDRADFWRTRGQRSGVKKNLRKSREDLAAIVSVSTKFPAYERVQLREAGFKRPVVIFGPIADVAMEKLSNDLPHLYQTAKTEPRDAGSEKSTGVVRLNTVRQIIEQDKHALLDVTPKAVDLLNYTQWFPIVVFFNPDSKQGVKTMRQRLCSTSNKSSRKLYEQANKLKKTCSHLFTATINLNSTNDSWYGSLKDIIQQQQGEAVWVSEGKLDGMEDDADDRMSYLTAMGADYLSCDSRLISDLEDTDGEGGAYTDNELDEPLDEPRVSSVSRSSEPVHLEESLKKNSPEPRAQLRKAGSREILREPSPPPSFKPEPPKGKLQNKEDLYDFPKNYDSKSSNIAASSEISTVSAKAAPPPVSVKPAFGRPIMRNSQPAVPSAEEEEEAKLEEEGSEQESTPKSVLRKVKIFEEMDHKARMQRMQELQEAQNARLEIAQKHPDIYAVPVKTPKAEQSWPQPMSSRPPEPQKVPLRPYLENRGSYGSDAEEEEEYRRQLSDHSKKGYYGQPSRYRDTEL, encoded by the exons gccCCAGGCATGGAAGAGTTGATATGGGAACAGTACACTGTGACCTTACAAAAG gaTTCAAAAAGAGGATTTGGAATTGCAGTTTCTGGCGGCAGAGATAACCCTCATTTTGAAAATGGTGAAACATCGATAGTCATTTCAGATGTTCTCCCAGGTGGCCCAGCAGATGGATTACTTCA AGAAAATGACCGGGTGGTCATAGTTAACGGGACCCCAATGGAAAATGTTCCACATTCTTTTGCAGTCCAGCAGCTTAGGAAAAGTGGAAAAGTGGCCACCATT GTAGTGAAAAGACCAAGGAAAGTGCAGGCTGCTTCACTGAAGAGGAGCCCCTCCCTTGACTATGAGGACAGACCTTTAGATGTACTGGATGACCATGCAGAATTTGATGGCAAAAGTGCTCGAAGTGGCTATAGTGACAGAAGCTGGCACAGTGGTAATGGAGGGCGCAGCCAAAGCTGGGGAAACAGCCTGGATCAGAGCTACAGAGATGAACAAGGCAGAGGGCGAAACCGAAGCAGAGACCACGATAAGGAACGCAGCTACAGCCGTGATCGAAGCCGTGGTAGAAGTGTTGACAGAAGCTTGGATCAAGACTGTGGGAGAGATCGAAGCAGGGGAAGGAGCTTCGACAGGGATGGCTATGAGCGGAATTATAGAGGAGACTACAGCCCACCCAGTTATAGCCACAGATCTCAACCTGATCCTAGATATGAGAGGGAAGTGAGGAGTCGAAGTCGGGATAGGCTTCATTCCCGAAGTCCTTCGCCTGAAGTACACTATCACCATGACTACCTAGGCCCTCAGGACCAGAATGGGCCTATCAGTGTTCTCTTAACGAAAGGCAGACATAACGAAG AATATGGCCTCCGGCTTGGCAGTCAGATCTTCATAAAAGAAATGACCCGTACTGGCCTAGCAACCAAGGATGGCAACCTTCATGAAGGGGATATCATTCTCAAG ATCAATGGTACAGTGACAGAAAACATGTCTTTAGCTGATGCCCGAAAATTGATTGAGAAGTCACGGGGGAAGCTTCAGTTGGTTGTCCTCAGGGACAGAAAGCAGACACTGCTCAACATTCCTTCATTGAACGACAGTGACTCAGAAATGGATG ACATTTCTGAAATAGAGTCAAACAGATCTTTGTCCCCTCAAGATGACAGATTACACCATTCCGATGTAGATTCACATTCATCCAATGAAAAGCTGAAAGAGAAATCAAA tgCAAAAGATGATCCATCCAGTAAGATGTCTAGGATAGGAGCAATGCCTACACCATTCAAGTCGACTGGTGACTTTGCTACTTCTGCTGTTACAGTTGCAGACACAAGCAGAGAACTGAAGTACCAGGATGACACAGTAG TGTCTCAGCCAAAAGCAGTTACAAGAACAATTCTTAAGCCCAGCCCTGAAGATGAAGCAATATATGG TCCTAATACAAAAATGGTGAGATTCAAGAAAGGGGACAGTGTGGGTCTACGATTGGCTGGCGGAAATGATGTAGGGATATTCATTGCTGGAATCCAAGAAGGCACTTCAGCTGATCAGGAAGGACTGCAGGAAGGAGATCAGATTCTTAAG GTGAACACTCAAGACTTCAGAGGCATTGTTCGGGAAGATGCCGTTTTGTATCTCTTAGAAATTCCCAAAGGAGAAACAGTGACAATTTTGGCTCAAAGCAAGTATGAAG TCTACAGAGATATCATGGCCTGTGGAAGAGGAGATTCATTCTTCATCAGAAGCCACTTTGAGTGTGAGAAAGAGTCACCACAGAGCTTAGCATTCACCAGAGGGGAGATCTTTAGAGTAGTCGATACACTGTATGATGGCAAACTGGGAAactggctggctgtgaggatTGGAAatgagctggagaagggcctcaTTCCAAATAAGAGCAG aGCTGAGCAGATGGCCAGTGTTCAAAATGCCCAAAAAGACGGCTCAAGCGATAGGGCAGACTTCTGGAGAACACGTGGCCAGCGATCTGGAGTGAAGAAGAATCTGAGGAAGAGTCGTGAAGATCTGGCAGCGATTGTATCTGTGAGCACAAAATTCCCAGCTTATGAACGAGTTCAGTTGCGTGAAG CTGGTTTTAAGAGACCTGTGGTGATATTTGGCCCTATTGCAGATGTTGCTATGGAGAAGTTGTCAAATGATTTGCCTCACCTGTATCAGACAGCGA AGACAGAACCCAGAGATGCAGGTTCAGAGAAGTCAACTGGGGTAGTGCGCTTGAACACTGTGAGGCAAATCATTGAGCAG GATAAACATGCTCTGTTGGACGTGACTCCTAAGGCAGTGGACCTGCTAAATTATACCCAGTGGTTTCCAATTGTGGTCTTCTTTAACCCAGACAGTAAACAGGGTGTGAAAACAATGAGACAAAGGCTATGTTCCACATCCAATAAGAGCTCAAGGAAACTCTACGAGCAAGCGAACAAACTGAAGAAAACTTGTTCCCACCTTTTTACAG CCACCATCAATTTGAATTCAACCAATGACAGCTGGTATGGCAGTCTGAAAGATATAATTCAGCAACAGCAAGGAGAAGCAGTATGGGTATCTGAAGGAAAG CTGGATGGCATGGAAGATGATGCAGATGATCGTATGTCTTACCTTACTGCAATGGGGGCTGATTATTTGAGTTGTGACAGTCGGCTGATCAGTGACCTAGAGGATACGGATGGAGAAGGAGGTGCATACACTGACAATGAACTCGATGAGCCTCTAGATGAACCAAGGGTTTCATCTGTTAGCCGGTCTTCAGAACCTGTGCATCTTGAGGAG agtttaaaaaaaaatagcccaGAACCAAGGGCTCAATTAAGAAAAGCTGGTAGCAGAGAGATCCTTAGAGAGCCAAGTCCACCTCCATCATTCAAGCCTGAACCACCTAAG GGAAAATTACAAAATAAAGAGGATCTTTATGACTTCCCCAAGAACTATGACTCCAAATCAAGTAACattgctgccagcagtgagatTTCAACTGTATCAGCTaaagcagcaccaccaccagtTTCTGTGAAACCTGCATTTGGACGTCCCATTATGAGAAACTCTCAGCCAGCAGTCCcatctgcagaggaggaagaggaggccaagctggaagaggaaggaagtgaACAAGAAAGTACTCCAAAGTCTGTACTGAGGAAAGTAAAAATATTTGAAGAGATGGATCATAAGGCAAGGATGCAAAGAATGCAAGAGCTACAAGAGGCCCAAAATGCCAGG CTTGAAATAGCCCAGAAGCATCCAGATATTTATGCTGTCCCTGTCAAAACACCGAAAGCAGaacagagctggccccagcctatGAG CTCCAGACCTCCAGAGCCCCAGAAAGTGCCTCTTAGACCTTACCTAGAGAACCGTGGCAGTTATGGCAGcgatgcagaggaggaggaggagtaccGTCGGCAGCTATCGGACCACTCTAAGAAGGGATATTATGGACAGCCATCCAgatacagagacacagaattGTAG